In Niallia sp. FSL W8-0635, one genomic interval encodes:
- a CDS encoding ABC transporter substrate-binding protein — protein sequence MKKIITLSILLLFVLYTAACGKTTTTKSDNIDTNNSDKPSGEELAIGILPAESAIPIILAKENGYFDKEGVNVSIKAFSAPTDRNVAIQANELDGTIADVMTAAAFMENGIKMKITSDISEDFKILSSPNSGITKMKELNGKNISLVPNFILEYIMDDFAAKEDFTYNIVEIPSFSGRAEALIADKVDGVVFTEPQASMLVSQGANLLGSSTEASIKGGTILFSEEIISSKPADIKAFYKAYNKAIDYMNTTKAEEYGDILTKYQFPDAMSKYLATKESFPYANVVPKDSFDSIVQWTKDKGQITKIYSYEELTDFTFLPN from the coding sequence ATGAAAAAAATTATTACACTTTCAATATTATTATTATTTGTTTTATATACTGCTGCCTGTGGAAAGACTACCACCACAAAATCAGATAATATAGACACGAACAATTCTGATAAACCATCAGGAGAAGAACTAGCCATTGGCATATTGCCAGCAGAATCAGCGATACCAATTATTTTGGCGAAGGAAAATGGATACTTTGATAAAGAAGGAGTAAATGTGTCTATAAAGGCATTTTCAGCTCCAACTGACCGAAATGTTGCCATTCAAGCAAATGAATTAGATGGTACTATCGCAGATGTAATGACAGCAGCAGCATTTATGGAGAATGGAATAAAGATGAAGATTACTTCAGATATAAGTGAAGACTTTAAAATACTTTCTTCTCCTAATTCAGGCATTACAAAAATGAAAGAGTTAAATGGTAAAAATATTTCACTGGTACCAAACTTTATTTTGGAATATATCATGGATGACTTCGCAGCTAAAGAAGATTTCACATACAATATAGTTGAAATCCCTTCATTTTCTGGTAGAGCAGAGGCACTTATTGCTGACAAAGTGGATGGAGTTGTCTTTACTGAACCACAGGCTAGCATGCTAGTTAGCCAAGGAGCCAACCTTTTAGGAAGCTCAACAGAAGCAAGCATCAAAGGAGGAACAATTCTATTTTCAGAAGAAATAATTTCCTCTAAACCAGCAGATATCAAAGCGTTTTATAAAGCTTATAATAAAGCCATTGATTATATGAATACTACAAAGGCAGAAGAATACGGCGATATATTAACAAAATATCAGTTCCCTGATGCAATGAGCAAGTATTTAGCTACAAAGGAAAGCTTTCCTTATGCAAATGTCGTTCCGAAGGATTCCTTTGATTCCATTGTTCAATGGACAAAAGATAAAGGTCAAATCACAAAAATATATTCCTATGAAGAGTTAACAGACTTCACTTTTTTACCAAATTAA
- a CDS encoding ABC transporter permease, translated as MKRFIRKIIGNQLIVGFISVSLFWYIVYFLLQSHIIPSPYLTTAYMWNEKYILLLHAGASLWRIMIALFISLLIGIPLGIVLGKNKRINTLLSPFLYYIYPIPKVAFLPVFMILYGLGNQSKIMLIIWIIVFQIILSVRDGVLQIPSGYYKVMQGFRAPIYQQLIYLIFPAVLPSLFTGIRISIGISLATLFFAENYATTYGVGYYIISAWTKMNYEEMFAGIVTLGCIGLLLFMLLDKIESKVTPWNNK; from the coding sequence ATGAAGCGATTTATCCGGAAAATCATTGGTAATCAACTGATTGTTGGTTTTATAAGTGTCAGTCTCTTTTGGTATATTGTCTATTTCCTCCTACAGTCTCATATCATTCCATCTCCCTACTTAACTACTGCGTATATGTGGAATGAAAAATATATATTGCTTTTGCATGCAGGGGCTAGTTTATGGAGAATTATGATTGCCCTTTTTATTTCTCTGTTAATAGGAATACCTTTGGGAATTGTTTTAGGGAAGAATAAGAGAATCAATACCTTATTATCTCCTTTTTTATATTATATATATCCTATTCCCAAAGTAGCATTTCTCCCGGTATTTATGATTTTGTATGGACTTGGAAATCAATCGAAAATCATGCTGATCATTTGGATTATTGTTTTCCAAATTATTTTATCGGTCAGAGATGGGGTTCTGCAAATACCGTCAGGCTACTACAAAGTAATGCAAGGATTCCGAGCCCCAATTTATCAGCAATTAATCTATTTAATTTTCCCAGCAGTGCTTCCATCGTTATTTACTGGAATAAGAATCAGTATAGGCATTAGTTTAGCGACCTTATTTTTTGCGGAAAATTATGCAACAACATATGGAGTTGGCTACTATATTATTAGTGCATGGACAAAAATGAATTACGAAGAAATGTTTGCAGGAATTGTAACTTTAGGATGTATAGGCTTATTGTTATTTATGTTATTAGATAAGATCGAATCGAAAGTTACACCTTGGAATAATAAATAA
- a CDS encoding ABC transporter ATP-binding protein — MDSFIEMKQVSFRYDNKQILNKINLTLEKSHSYALIGKSGVGKSTLLHILAGLLKTTEGEAQMKGKRIQNPRKDIGFMFQDLSLFPWLRVFDAISMPLKLDKRCTNQEIKERVTALIKEVGLNGMEHKYPEELSGGQKQRVALARTLINEPDLLLMDEPTSTLDEMTKEQIQQLILAQIQQRKTTLLFVTHNIEEAVFLGQYILLLQENGEIETLANPLFGVDRAKDNLSFYQACIEIRKRLAAVQA, encoded by the coding sequence ATGGATTCATTTATAGAAATGAAGCAAGTTAGTTTTAGGTATGATAACAAACAAATCTTAAATAAGATTAATCTTACTTTAGAAAAGAGTCATTCATATGCATTAATTGGCAAGTCAGGAGTAGGGAAAAGTACACTTCTTCATATTTTGGCTGGTTTATTGAAAACAACCGAAGGAGAGGCTCAAATGAAAGGGAAACGAATCCAAAATCCGAGAAAGGATATTGGATTTATGTTTCAAGACTTAAGTCTTTTTCCTTGGTTACGGGTTTTCGATGCTATTTCCATGCCGTTAAAATTAGATAAAAGATGTACTAATCAGGAAATAAAGGAAAGAGTAACCGCGTTAATAAAAGAAGTCGGATTAAATGGGATGGAGCATAAATATCCAGAAGAGTTAAGTGGAGGACAAAAGCAAAGGGTTGCATTAGCTAGAACACTTATTAATGAACCGGATCTATTATTAATGGATGAACCAACTTCCACACTAGATGAAATGACAAAAGAACAAATTCAACAACTGATATTGGCGCAGATTCAACAAAGAAAAACGACCTTACTTTTTGTTACACATAATATAGAAGAGGCAGTATTTCTTGGGCAATATATTTTATTATTGCAAGAAAATGGTGAAATAGAGACATTAGCCAATCCGTTATTTGGAGTTGACAGAGCGAAAGACAATTTGTCCTTTTATCAAGCATGCATCGAAATTCGGAAAAGATTAGCGGCGGTACAAGCATGA
- the hemL gene encoding glutamate-1-semialdehyde 2,1-aminomutase produces the protein MRSYQKSEAAYKEAVELMPGGVNSPVRAFKSVKRNPVFMESGKGSKIYDIDGNEYIDYVLSWGPLILGHANDQVVEGIKKVAEKGTSFGAPTLIENKLAALVKERVPSIEIVRMVSSGTEATMSAIRLARGYTGRNKILKFEGCYHGHGDSLLIKAGSGVATLGLPDSPGVPESIAANTITVAYNDLESVKYAFSTYGEDIAAIIAEPVAGNMGVVPPKPGFLQGLRDVTSEYGALLIFDEVMTGFRVDYGCAQGYFGITPDITCLGKVIGGGLPVGAYGGKAEIMNQIAPSGPIYQAGTLSGNPLAMTAGFETLSQLTKDTYQEFIRKADRLEEGLKEAAMKYEIPFTVNRAGSMIGFFFTNEDVKDYESAKTSNLDYFASFYNSMLEQGVFLPPSQFEGMFLSTALTDDDIEHTIHAAEHAFSTLKA, from the coding sequence ATGCGTTCTTATCAAAAATCGGAAGCTGCATATAAAGAAGCTGTAGAATTAATGCCTGGTGGCGTAAATAGCCCCGTTCGTGCTTTTAAATCGGTTAAAAGAAATCCTGTATTTATGGAATCTGGAAAAGGCTCTAAAATTTATGATATCGACGGCAATGAATACATTGATTATGTATTATCATGGGGCCCTCTTATTTTAGGACATGCTAATGATCAAGTAGTGGAGGGAATAAAGAAGGTTGCTGAAAAAGGAACTAGCTTTGGAGCACCAACGTTAATTGAAAACAAGCTTGCTGCTCTTGTGAAGGAACGTGTTCCTAGTATCGAAATCGTTCGCATGGTGTCGTCTGGTACAGAGGCTACTATGAGCGCGATTCGTTTAGCACGAGGATATACAGGCAGAAATAAAATTCTTAAATTTGAAGGATGCTACCATGGACATGGGGATTCCTTGCTTATTAAAGCTGGTTCAGGTGTAGCGACACTTGGTTTACCAGATAGCCCTGGAGTTCCAGAAAGTATAGCTGCGAATACGATTACCGTTGCATATAATGATTTAGAAAGTGTTAAATATGCATTTTCTACATATGGAGAAGATATTGCAGCTATTATTGCAGAGCCAGTTGCAGGAAATATGGGTGTTGTTCCACCGAAACCAGGATTTTTACAAGGCTTGCGTGATGTTACTTCAGAATACGGTGCTTTACTTATTTTTGATGAAGTAATGACAGGATTCCGAGTAGACTACGGTTGTGCACAAGGTTATTTTGGCATTACCCCAGATATTACTTGTTTAGGTAAAGTAATTGGAGGAGGCTTACCAGTTGGTGCATATGGCGGAAAAGCAGAAATTATGAATCAAATTGCGCCAAGCGGTCCTATTTATCAAGCAGGTACATTATCCGGTAACCCACTTGCAATGACAGCAGGATTTGAGACATTATCTCAATTAACAAAAGATACGTATCAAGAATTTATTCGAAAAGCGGATCGATTAGAAGAAGGCTTGAAAGAAGCGGCTATGAAATATGAAATTCCATTCACTGTAAATCGAGCTGGATCCATGATTGGTTTCTTTTTTACCAACGAAGATGTTAAAGATTATGAAAGTGCAAAAACGTCAAATCTAGATTACTTTGCTAGCTTTTATAACAGCATGTTAGAACAAGGAGTCTTTTTACCACCTTCTCAATTTGAAGGGATGTTCTTATCCACTGCATTAACAGATGATGATATTGAGCATACCATTCATGCAGCAGAACATGCATTTTCTACATTGAAAGCGTAA